The DNA region CCGTATGGAGTAGAGTCAATTCTTGTTTTAAACTTATCTTCAGATATATTGGTGGTTTTCCAACCCTGTTTGTTTAGTCAACGCCGACATGATGAAACGCGGAACAACTGGCAATTGAATTGCTAATGAACTGCAATGAAGTTGTCCGGGTCCACAGCCGGACAGGCAGGGGTACATGCTGCAACCTCCTCAAGCAGTAGGTGGGGAGAGAGGGAAGGCTTTTTGTGAGCCGCAAGACGGGGAAGTCCCCGGGGATAGAGAAGCTCACCCCGGGGATTTTTCTATCAGCAAATTGATGAACCACCAGATTCTGATAGTTGATGATGATGAGCAGATACGCACACTACTGGAGGATCTGTTCATAGACAGCGGTTTCCGGGTATTGCAGGCCAAGGACGGCGAGTCGGCCTGCGTGCTTTTCAGCCGTTACTCCCGGGAGATCGACCTCGTAACCCTGGACCTGGAACTGCCGGGAATCAGCGGAGTGGAAACCTTCCACCGGCTGAAATCGATCCATCCCGAAATAAAAATCGTCATCCTCTCGGGAGCTCCGCGATACCAGGACTTCAACCCGCCCAAAGTCCCCCGGGTCGACAAACCGTTCTCTGCGGACCGGCTCCTGGATTGCGTCCACGCCCTTGTTCAGTAAATATCACCCGGTTTTTACTACAAATTCGTCGTTCTCGAAATCCATATGGACCCTGCCGCCGGGTGCCAGACGCCCCTCAAGGATCATTGAAGAGAGACGATCCTGAA from Candidatus Aminicenantes bacterium includes:
- a CDS encoding response regulator, whose protein sequence is MLQPPQAVGGERGKAFCEPQDGEVPGDREAHPGDFSISKLMNHQILIVDDDEQIRTLLEDLFIDSGFRVLQAKDGESACVLFSRYSREIDLVTLDLELPGISGVETFHRLKSIHPEIKIVILSGAPRYQDFNPPKVPRVDKPFSADRLLDCVHALVQ